One Stenotrophomonas oahuensis genomic region harbors:
- a CDS encoding ArsR/SmtB family transcription factor: METKNAIAALTALGHGTRLAAFRLLVEAGPAGRMAGDIGAALEVPPATLSFHLKELLQAGLVESESQGRNVCYRANFSAMTGLIDYLTHNCCAGSPVPDCSPRSPDCAC; the protein is encoded by the coding sequence ATGGAAACAAAGAATGCAATCGCCGCTCTCACCGCCCTCGGCCACGGCACCCGTCTGGCCGCCTTCCGCCTGCTGGTCGAAGCCGGTCCCGCCGGACGCATGGCCGGGGACATTGGCGCGGCGCTGGAAGTGCCGCCAGCCACGCTCAGCTTCCACCTGAAGGAGCTGTTGCAGGCCGGCCTGGTGGAGAGCGAGAGCCAGGGCCGCAATGTCTGCTACCGCGCCAACTTCAGCGCGATGACCGGGCTGATCGACTACCTCACCCATAACTGCTGTGCCGGTTCTCCTGTGCCGGACTGCAGCCCCCGTTCCCCTGATTGCGCCTGCTGA